CGAGGTCGGCCTTGGTTATAGCCACAAGCCCCGTCTTTATCCTGAGGAGGTTGCAGATGTGCAGGTGCTCCCGGCTCTGGGGCATGATGCCCTCGTCGGCGGCGATGACCAAGAGGACGATGTCGATGCCCCCGGCCCCTGCCAGCATGTTCTTCACCAGGCGCTCGTGCCCCGGCACGTCCACCACGCCGATGACCAGGTCCTCGTACTCCAGGTCCGCGAAACCCAGGTCGATGGTGATGCCCCGTTCCTTCTCTTCCTTCAGCCGGTCGGGATTTATTCCGGTAAGGGCCTGCACCAGCCAGCTCTTGCCGTGGTCGATATGGCCGGCCGTGCCCAGGATGACGTAACGCATGATTATGATTATACATCACAAGCTTCGGGGGCTTGCAAAGGAGGCCCTCCGCCGGGGCGGCCCCGCCGCGCAGCACCGGCGGCGAGGCCTTTTCGAGCCCTTTACAAAAGGTGAGCACAGTAATACAATGCACGGAAACACTGTGATATAATTCGGTGGAGGTCATGACAGAGACAATTCTGGTGATAATAGCCGTCCTGGTGGCCCTGGGGGTCGGGTTCCTGATAGCCACCCTCTTCGAGCTGAAGAGGACGGTGTCTCAGACGGCGCAGTTCCTGCGAAACACCGAGACCTCCGTCAATGCGGCCTTCAAGGAGATGGAAGAGACCCTGAAGAGCATACGCGCCATTACGGACGACATCGGTGCCGTCAGCGGCGACCTGAAGCGGTTTTCCTCCTCCCTCACCCTCGTGGCCCGCAATCTGAGGGAACTGGGGGAGATGATGGGCGACCTGTCCACCGAGGCCTCCCTCCGGGTGGCGGGCATCAAGGTGGGGGTGCGCACCGCTCTGGACGTGCTTGTCAGAAATATCCTGAGGAGATGAGGAGGAGCTTATGAAAGAGGAAGGCGGGTTCGGAGCTGGTTCGGTCATGTTCTCCTTTCTGCTGGGCGGACTGGTGGGGGCCGGGTTGACCCTCTTGCTCTCGCCCCTCTCGGGCCCTGAGGCCAGAAGAAGGCTGCATGAGTACGCCGACGAGTTCGAGGACAGGGCCGAGCGGTACGCTCACGATGCCACGGAGAAGGCGTCCGCCGCAGTGGAGAAGGGCAAGGACTACCTGGAGGACAAGAAGAGCGTGGTCAGCTCCGCGGTCGACGCGGGCAAAGAGGCGTACGACAGGGAAAGGAAACGGCAGAAGAAAGAGGCCTGATGCATGAGTGTTCCCTTGCCCTCGGTATCCTGGACATAGCCCAAAAGCAGTGTCGCGACGCCGGTTACAGCACCATAGAGTCCATCGATGTACGCGTGGGAAGCGCCTCCGGGGTCCTGGCCGATGCCCTCGCCTTCGCCTTTGACCTCGTAAAAAGAGACATCCCCGGGGCGGGCGACGCCGTCCTGAGAATCACCGAAATACCCCTCGGGGGCGTCTGTGCCGAATGCGGCCGGCGGTTCAGCACGACGGAGCAGTTCATTCTCGCCTGCCCGCACTGCGGAGGCGCGGACTTCCGCCTGGACGCGGGCCGGGAGCTGGACGTTACCCAGATAGAGGTGCAATGAGATGAAGATTAACGTGGTTTCCCGCATCCTGGAGGCCAACGACCGTCTGGCCATGGAAAACAGGGAGGTGTTCGACCGGAGCGGCACCACCGTGGTGAACCTGATGTCCGCACCCGGAGCCGGCAAGACCACCCTCCTTGCGCGGAGCATCGAGCGTCTGGGCAAGCAGATGCGCATAGGGGTGGTGGAAGGGGACATCCAGGGGACCTACGACGCCGAGCAGATAGGCGGCCTGGGAGTGCCGGTCGTACAGATCAACACCGGCGGAGCCTGCCACCTGGACGCCAGCATGGTACGCGAGGCCCTGGAGGGCATGGACCTGGGCGCCCTTGACATGCTGGTCATAGAGAACGTGGGCAACCTTGTCTGCCCGGCCGAGTTTCAGGTGGGTGAGCACGCCAAGGCCATGATTCTCAGCCTCAGCGAGGGGCACGACAAGCCGCTGAAGTACCCCCTCATGTTTCAGCAATCCCAGGCCCTGGTCATCAACAAGATGGACCTCCTGCCCCATGTGGACGCCGATGTTGGTAAAATAAAGAAAGACGCCCTTTCCCTGAACCCTGCGCTCAGGGTCTTCGAAGTCTCCTGCAAGACCGGGGAGGGGCTTACGGAGTGGACCGGGTGGCTCAAGGAGTTGCACGCCGCCCGCCTTCCATCACAATAAGAAGGCCGTACAGGCCGGAGAGGGGAGGAAGCACCCGGCGCCGTGCCGGACGGGACGCAGGGAAGCCGTCCCGTGACCGCAAATGGAGCTTTCGCGCCAGAGAGGGAAAAAAATCATAACCGCCGGGGCCGTCGCCGGGGCCCTGCTGGCCATTACGGTGGCGCTGCTGATGGATGTCATTTACGCCGATGCCCTTCAGGGCACCTGGCGTGATGCCATAGCCCACGACCTCGGGGCGCTGCTCTCCCTGAACGTCTCTCCCGACAGTATCCTCGTCTACGGGCTCTTCCTTCTCGTGCTCCTTTTCCTCGGCTCCTTCGGGGCGTTCCTGGGCATGGTCTTCTCCTTCATCGTCTACCGCTTCCTCTCTTTCCTGGGGTCATGAAACACAAGACCAGCATCATCGTGCTTGTGGCCATCATCTCGGTCCTCGGTGTCGTCACGGCCTACAAGTACTACCGCTTCATGGAAGAAGACCCTGCCTTCTGCTCCCTCTGCCACATGACCGAGGAGGGCTACCGCTCCTGGGAGCAGAGCAAGCACTACACGCTCATCTGCCAGGAGTGCCACAGGATGAGCATGATAGAGGGCAACAAGCTCCTTGTGGCATACTACGTGGCCGGCAAAAAAGACATCGACCAGAAGCACGGCCGCAAGGCCCCCTGGGAGGTCTGCCAGAACTGCCACAGCCGCGCCGCCACCCAGGGCTCCATCACTTTCCGGGAGAGCTACGGCCACGCCCGCCACGTCTTCATGCAGGGCATCTCCTGCCGGCAGTGCCACGTGGGAGAGATGCACCGCTTCAACGTCGATTCCAGCCGCTGCCAGAAATGCCACGTGGACAAGCTCGTCCACGGCATGGGCACGGCGGGGCTTCACTGCCTCAACTGCCACAGCTTCACGGAGGCTGCCGAGCACATGACCTCTTCGAAGCGCTGCTATGGTTGCCATGACGACATCCCCACCCGCGGGGTGATGTCCCAGCTGGAATGCTACGACTGCCACCACCCCCACCGCATCCTGACCGTCGAGAGCAAGGACTGCCTCGGAGAGTGCCACGGCCCCGAGGTCAGGGCGGGCGTGCACGGCAAACACCTGGCCGTAACCTCCCTCACCTGCCTCGATTGCCATAAGCCCCATACCTGGGTCGTCCGCAAGGAAGGGGCCAAGGGACTCTGCGACAGGTGTCACGAGTACAGAGACCCGGCCACCTTCATCTAC
This sequence is a window from Nitrospirota bacterium. Protein-coding genes within it:
- a CDS encoding DUF948 domain-containing protein, yielding MTETILVIIAVLVALGVGFLIATLFELKRTVSQTAQFLRNTETSVNAAFKEMEETLKSIRAITDDIGAVSGDLKRFSSSLTLVARNLRELGEMMGDLSTEASLRVAGIKVGVRTALDVLVRNILRR
- a CDS encoding YtxH domain-containing protein, which translates into the protein MKEEGGFGAGSVMFSFLLGGLVGAGLTLLLSPLSGPEARRRLHEYADEFEDRAERYAHDATEKASAAVEKGKDYLEDKKSVVSSAVDAGKEAYDRERKRQKKEA
- a CDS encoding NapC/NirT family cytochrome c, with protein sequence MKHKTSIIVLVAIISVLGVVTAYKYYRFMEEDPAFCSLCHMTEEGYRSWEQSKHYTLICQECHRMSMIEGNKLLVAYYVAGKKDIDQKHGRKAPWEVCQNCHSRAATQGSITFRESYGHARHVFMQGISCRQCHVGEMHRFNVDSSRCQKCHVDKLVHGMGTAGLHCLNCHSFTEAAEHMTSSKRCYGCHDDIPTRGVMSQLECYDCHHPHRILTVESKDCLGECHGPEVRAGVHGKHLAVTSLTCLDCHKPHTWVVRKEGAKGLCDRCHEYRDPATFIY
- a CDS encoding hydrogenase maturation nickel metallochaperone HypA; its protein translation is MHECSLALGILDIAQKQCRDAGYSTIESIDVRVGSASGVLADALAFAFDLVKRDIPGAGDAVLRITEIPLGGVCAECGRRFSTTEQFILACPHCGGADFRLDAGRELDVTQIEVQ
- the hypB gene encoding hydrogenase nickel incorporation protein HypB codes for the protein MKINVVSRILEANDRLAMENREVFDRSGTTVVNLMSAPGAGKTTLLARSIERLGKQMRIGVVEGDIQGTYDAEQIGGLGVPVVQINTGGACHLDASMVREALEGMDLGALDMLVIENVGNLVCPAEFQVGEHAKAMILSLSEGHDKPLKYPLMFQQSQALVINKMDLLPHVDADVGKIKKDALSLNPALRVFEVSCKTGEGLTEWTGWLKELHAARLPSQ